The following proteins are co-located in the Dehalococcoidia bacterium genome:
- a CDS encoding DUF72 domain-containing protein: CLADRGEALATADWKTADWGYVRLHWGRASPQSCYTQECLGVWARRLIETWDEREDVFVFFNNDANACALRDAVALADLVREAGRRVSATPRPEELTVQEW; encoded by the coding sequence TGCCTCGCCGACAGGGGCGAGGCGTTAGCGACCGCCGACTGGAAGACGGCGGACTGGGGTTACGTCCGCCTGCACTGGGGCAGGGCGTCGCCTCAATCGTGCTATACGCAAGAGTGCCTGGGCGTTTGGGCGCGCCGCCTCATCGAGACCTGGGATGAACGCGAGGACGTCTTCGTGTTCTTCAACAACGACGCCAACGCCTGCGCCCTGCGCGACGCGGTCGCGCTGGCAGACCTCGTGCGGGAGGCCGGCCGCCGAGTCTCGGCGACGCCAAGGCCGGAGGAACTGACCGTCCAGGAGTGGTGA